The following proteins are co-located in the Gossypium hirsutum isolate 1008001.06 chromosome A02, Gossypium_hirsutum_v2.1, whole genome shotgun sequence genome:
- the LOC107941618 gene encoding 1,2-dihydroxy-3-keto-5-methylthiopentene dioxygenase 2 has translation MTMGSADKREEVIQAWYMDDSDEDQRLPHHREPKEYVSLDKLAELGVLSWRLDADNYENDEELKKIREERGYSYMDFCEVCPEKLPNYEEKIKNFFEEHIHTDEEIRYCVAGSGYFDVRDHNDKWIRVWVKKGGMIVLPAGIYHRFTLDTDNYIKAMRLFVGDPIWTPYNRPHDHLPARKEYIKNFLREEGGGQAVDAAA, from the exons atgaccATGGGTTCTGCAGACAAG AGGGAGGAAGTTATTCAGGCATGGTACATGGATGATAGTGATGAAGATCAGAGGCTTCCTCATCACCGTGAACCTAAGGAATATGTATCCTTGGATAAACTTGCTG AGCTTGGAGTACTCAGCTGGCGATTGGATGCTGATAACTATGAAAATGatgaagagttgaagaaaatTCGTGAAGAACGAGGTTACTCCTACATG GACTTCTGCGAGGTTTGCCCTGAGAAGCTTCCAAATTATGAGGAGAAGATAAAAAATTTCTTCGAAGAACATATTCATACTGATGAGGAGATCCGTTACTGTGTGGCAGGAAGTG GTTATTTTGATGTACGGGATCATAATGATAAATGGATTCGTGTGTGGGTGAAGAAAGGAGGCATGATAGTTTTACCTGCTGGAATTTATCATCGCTTTACTCTGGATACAGACAACTATATTAAG GCAATGCGGCTCTTTGTTGGTGATCCAATTTGGACTCCGTACAATCGTCCGCACGATCATCTTCCTGCAAG GAAGGAGTATATCAAGAACTTTTTGCGGGAGGAAGGTGGTGGCCAAGCCGTTGATGCTGCCGCATAA